The sequence ATTCGACAGCAAACGATTATTAGGGGACTCGCCGTCCCCTAAAAACCCCTGCTTTAAAATGATGCCATTCATCCCACAAGCAAGCTTATGGGATTTCTGGCATATCTGGTTAAATTGCATGTTAAAAACATGCTATAGATAACTACAAACGACTACAAACAAGAACCGATCGGGGGAAGAACAAATGACAGTCAGAGAGCTGCAGAAAATGGCCAGGGAAATGGGTGTGAAGACTTCAGGGTTGAAAAAAGCAGATCTCATCAGAACTATTCAGACAGCAGAAGGAAACTTTGACTGCTTTGGTACTGCAGGCGACTTCTGTGATCAAGTGAACTGTCTGTTTCGGTCTGATTGTCTGCGTCCCCGAAACAGCTAGCATAAAGGAGGAATGTATGGCGAGAATTCTGCTAGTGGATGACGAAGAACATATTCGTCAGTACTATTCTATGGAGCTATCCGAGGAAGGCCATGAGGTATCTTCCACAGCCACGGGGCACAACTTGTTGGCAAGGATAGAGCATTTCAAGCCGGAAGTGGTACTTCTGGACATCCGACTTGTGGATTACGACGGCCTGGAGCTGCTTCAGGAGATCCGCAGGCGCCACTATGACCTGCCGGTCATTCTGTGTACTGCCTACGATACCTACAAGTACGACGACAAGGCCATGGCAGCAGACTACTATATAGTGAAGTCATTCGACTTGACTAAACTGAAAGTAGCAATTTCCAAAGCCTTAGAAGCAAATCGATCCTTTCAGGCTACCGGAACTCACATTTGACCCAGATTTATTTTTCCCAACTGTTACTGAGCAAGAGATGTGAAGACCTGGGAGTGTTATTGTCTTAGACCGTAATATTTACCAAAACGACGGTGGAGTCGGGACAGATGATTTTTAGGATCTCGGCAAAACTCCTCAGCCGTGATGTCAAGCCAATCACGACAGATCTCACCACTCGTTGCTTCACGTGAAGCGTTCTGGACTGATATAGCCGCAGGTTTCGAAGTCCCATCATGACGCACAAGTCCAGAAAATCGTTCCGCAGCATTGAGGTTCAATGGAGGCCAGTCCCAGACCGAGGGATGATAATCAGACCAGGAATGCCAGAGTGCACCGGCCAAGCCGATCTTAGCAGCCAGGCTGAGCACTTCGGCTACAAATTGGCTTGCCTCTTCGTCGACCGCAAAAATGCCGCTGCCTTTACCGTCAGAATCCAGAGAGGTCTCGTTGCCACTTGCAGGTTTGGTCGATACTCCAAAGTCATTGATGAGCACTGGCTTTGCGGTCAGCCACGCCGTAATTGCTCCAATAAAAGGAGCCAGAGCACTGTCAGGACCGCCGCCAGACCAGGGGGAGGAAGAGGACAGGCCGGCCACTGCAAGAAAGTCCAGGTGAGATGCGGGCGCCAAAACGTCAACCGTCGGATTTTCCTCTAGATCCTTTAAAGATATGCTGAGAGTAATAGCCACTGACTTTGCTCTCTCTCTGAGAGTCTCTGTGAGGGCTTGCAGCCAGATGCGGGCAGCAGACTCATCTGGAGCTCTGCTCCAGATGCCAGGCTGGTTTCCCAGGTCCCAGAAGAGCAGGGCAGGGTGGCCGGCAATTGCGGTGGTCAACTCTTTTATAAAGTAGATCTGGGATTCTATGAGTTCTGGTTCCTCATATGGGTTGCGGGGTCGGTTGTGGCGAATTTTGTCTGCAGAGAATACCGGCAAGTTGTCTTCCGCCTGGGAAGCCAGCAGCATCCAGGGGGGCAGCCAAACCATGCCGCTGCAGTAGCCAGTAAAAAGGCTGACTGTCAATTTCAGCTGATGATCTGCCGCAAGCTCTGCCGCCTTGACCAGCCTATCCAGCATGAGGGTGGAGACTTTTCTGGGGGCGGGCTGGAAGTCTTCCCACAGCAAGTAAATCCTGAGAAGGGAAAGGTTGAGACTGGCCGCTCGGGCAAAATCTTCCTTGATCAGGGCAACGTCGAATCGCCGCCACATGAACATTGCTGTACGTGAAGGCCAGTAATTTGCGCCAACAAGAAATTCTTCTCTACTCATCATGGACGTCCTCTAGATTCATCACAATGTCCAGGCTAGAGTTCCAGTTTCAGAGGCCCCACCTCCTCGATGGTTGCTGGCTGCCATTTTGGTTGATCATCTTTGTCTATGAGCCTGGCGCGCACCCCCTCGAAATAATCATGGTGGGCAAACATGAAGCGCGCCGCTTCAAGATCTGCCTGCAGAACTTCTTCGATAGGGCGACCCTCGTTGTGCCTGAGAAGTTTCAGAGTGAGGACGAGTGCCGTGGGCGACCTTTCCGACAGTCTGAAAAATACGCCCTCGCAAAGAGGAGTCTGAATGCTGCACTGCCGGAGAGAGGTCAACATTTCGACAACAGAGTGTGCTCCGGCAAAGTAGGAAGCCACCCACTCATCCATCTCGGCTTTGGCAGGAATGTGAGGCTCGAGAAAGGGTTCGAGAGCATCGGCAAGCAGCCTGGCTCCTGGTGGTCTTTCTGGGGGGAGTGGTGCGGTATAATCACGCAACAGCTCGAGACACTGGTCAAGGTTGCCTCCTCTTACGAGGTGGGTGGCGAAGCCCACACGTACTGCTTCTGCTCCAACCATTTCATAGCCGGTGAGTCCGAGGTATTCGGGATATCCTGCAGGACATTTTTCGAACATCCAGCCAGTAGCTCCCACGTCTGGAAAAAATCCGATGCGCGTCTCTGGCATGGCCATTCTGGTGCGATCAGTGGCCAGGACAATATCAGCACCGGCTGCCAGCCCAAGACCTGCACCCATGGTTATGCCATCAGCCAGTACCACAACTGGCTTGGGAAAATGGTGCAGCCGCAAGCAAAGGTCGTATTCTTCCTGGAGAATGAGATCCGGCCTCATCACTTTCTTGTCAACAATGGCCTGAGCCAAGGCTTTGATATCTCCACCTGCACAAAAGCCCTTTTCTCCAGCGCCAGAAAAGACAACGAACTGCAAAGAAGCATCTTCTTCAACCTCGTCGAGGCACTGTTGGATAAGCCGGATCATTTCCAGGTTCAGGCTATTCAAGACCCGCGGCCGATTTAGAACAATTTTAACCATTGTTTTTCCACGAAGTACAAAAACCGATGGATCAGTCTGGGTCGTCACTGGCTTCACTCCTGTTCCTTCTCCTGTAAAACAAACCTGCCCCCTTCTGGTCAGGCCTGAGTGCCAGGGCAGGGATGTATCTGTCGTAGACATTGCAGTCCTCTGATGCTATCAATAACAACCATTATCCCGCCTGCAGCCGCGGCTGCAGGTCATGATGTTTTGCCGCCGAATTCTTTCAGGATAGAGCAGAGGTTGAGCAAAGGCAACCCCAACCCTGCCAGCAAGTATATTAGAGGTGCAAGCAGATGAATCCACAGGATTTGCTTTTTTTCAAGCAGTGGTTTGCTGATTATGTGGCTGAATTTCTCACTGCCAACGGGGAACAGAACAAGGCCATCCTTCTCAAACAAGAGCACACTGAAAGAACATGTAGAGAGATCACCCTGCTGGGTGCCGAACTGGGTCTGGACAACTCTTGCCTGCTGGTGGCTGAAACAGCGGCCCTTTTGCACGATGTTGGCCGCTTTCCCCAGTGGGCCAGATACGGCACCTTCATAGACTGCAAGTCCGAAGACCATGCACAGCTTGCCCTGGCTGTGCTGCACAGTCACAAGATTCTGCAGCGAATTCCAGCCAAGGAAGGCCAGGCAATCCTGGAAGCTATTCGTCTCCACAGCAGCAGGCAAATTCCGCACGATTTGCCTGCTCACATTCTGTTTCTGACGAGGTTATTGAGGGATGCAGACAAATTGGATATCTGGAGAATAGTGATTGAGCACGCTTGTGCCAATATGCTGCTGGAGGAGGCTGTCAGCGGTGCTGCTTCCCGGGACAATAGGTGTTCTGCGCCGCTTGTCAGCGATCTTCTCCAGGGGAAGATGCCGGACTTCAATCTGGCAAAGAATCAAGCTGATTTGAAGCTTGTTCGACTCGGCTGGGTCTTCGACCTGAACTTCAACGTTACCTGCCGGCAGGTGCTGCAGAGACTATATGTGGAACGAATCTGCGAGACGCTTCCTCCTGGGGTGGAGGTGAGCCACATTGAGCACACTCTGAGAACCTATCTCGAGGACCGCAGCGCTCAGGAAAGCAAAACAGAGAGTGGTTGCCGGCCCAGATGATCACATCACTTCCGGAGTGCAGTAACCACCTGACTTGTCACGCATAAGAGAGTCCACAACTCCGCGAAACTCGTCAAAGTGGAACGGTTTGGGAATGATCGCATCAAATGGTGAATGCTCGGGCATGGTGCCAAAATCCCAGGCGGTCACCAGAGCCACCCTGACACCGGGCGAGGTCTCCTTGACAATGCGACCAAGTTCCCATCCCGACAGCCGCGCCGTTGACAGGTCAGTGAGGATTAGTTGGAACTGACCATGACGGAACTTTTCGAGTCCTTCCAGACCATCTTGAGCAGTGGTCACCTGGTAGCCCCTGCGGGAAAGAACTGTTTTCAAAAGAGCTAGGGCGTCCTGGTTCTGATCGACGATGAGAATGTGAGCCTGGTGTCCCTGATACGATTGGTTCTCCATGATCCCCCCCTTGTTCTCATAAACAGTCAAAAATGAACAGGGATTACACGAAACCAATTTAGCTGAAATATTTTGAAGAGTCTGTGTTGCATCTACACATGACTCTGACAGCAGATTTCCCAGTACCTTGGACTGCGAAGTTAACCTCTCAGTACCCCAGCAGGCGTAATAAGGGTGTTTTGCACTTTTCTTCATCTCGCAATAGAGTCACTCTCTCGTCTCAATCTCTCTGGCCGACTGATTCCAAGTGAAAAACTTCTGTTACTGCCAGATTTTGGATTTCTCTCAGGCCTCGTCTTTCCAGTTCATCCATGGCATGCAGCTCTTTGATGCGAGCATAAATTCCCGGACTCAGAAAACTTTCTCCATCCCTTGGACGGCGGATGCCGAACTTGACCCTACGGCGTTCTTCGGCGTCCATGTCTTCAATAACTTTCTTTGAGGCCCAGACTGTTCCTCCCCTGGCCAGACTGCACAGTTTAACGGTTTCAAGCAATGATTCACCCATAACAGTGAACTCGAAGGCCAGCGAAGAAGGTACTGTGCCGAGCCATTCGCGGCCGCAATGAACACCTATGTTCATGAAGATAGTATTGCTCCAGGCCTTCTGGTATTTCCACTGCTTGTCAATGGTAGTTGTCAGTCGAACGAGTTCACACGCACACTCCAGGGCCTGCGTGAGGTATTGTCTGGGGGATTCTGGAATGGAAGGGAAAAAGGCCACAATGCCTTCGTGAATAGAACGCCCAGGGGTGCCGCCATGACGCTGAACGCAGTGATGACACATAAGAGTGAGTTGATTGATCAAATCGAAGTACTCCGAAGCAGGCAGGGCTGTTCTGAGGTGGAGAGTCGATTCAATTCTCGCTGCCAGGAGACAGAGGTCGGTCAGAGAGGGAATTCTTTGCGCCAGGACGCTCTTGATCAGTTTTTCCCGCCCCATGAGCAGATTCAGTATTTGTTCGAGCTGCATTGAAGCAGGTGTGTAAAGCAGAAGAGTGCCTTCCCGAAAATCACTCGAAAACAGGGTTCTGTGTAGGATTTTGCCAGTATGGGTTCGCAAAGGAAGACTCTGCTGGGTGATGGGCCGCTCTTGAATACTTTCTGCCTGGTGCCACAACCTTTTGAGCGTGCCGCTATAGTCTCTCTCTGAATCCCTGAAGACAGCCTCAGTAAAATCCTCTTTCAGCTCCCTTTTGGCGATTTTGAGATGAGCTATCACGGCCTCTTGCCAGTTGCTGAATCTTTTCTCCAGTCCATCCTCGAGAAATAATCGGAACAGGTTGCGCTTGGGCGCAGAAGGAATGCGACGTATACGCTTCTTGAAGAGCTCCCTTTCGGCCTTTTCGTTGATCCAGACTATCTCCCACCTTTCATTTACCAGTATGGCAGGGAAAACAATTTGCTCCATGGTGGGGTATATTGCTTCCACTAGAGTGTCCAGCTGCACGGCGCTTTCTTCAGCAACTTGCCTTTTGAAATAGTCGGCTATTTCTCCCATTCGCATTCCTGATGACTTCAATTCCTGGATCTTCAGAATTCGATCCACAACCCAAACAGGAAAGTAACCGATTTTTGTTGGTCCGCCAGGTTCATCAGGTTTGCGTACGGTAGGTGGTGGGATGAGATGGAGGGAGATATAGTTGTTCAGCGTGGCCCGTGATATGCCTGTGCGAGCCAGGATTTCCTTGCTGGAAATGGTCCGAGTGTCAGAAGAACTACCCAAACCGTACCCCTCATATCAACTTAATACAGACGAACAAACGGCGAGTGGTTTATACAGTACATTTTTACTGTCTTTTTGTCAAGAACTTTTTTTATACAGACGAAATTTTTTTAGTCTAGCTATTTAATGTGTTATTACCGCATGTTATGCGCAATAGAGCGCTTGAATTATCTAACTGTCTAATACAAAAACACATGAATAGCTATATTAGCATCTACTGTCTAACTAAAAAAACAGCTATTTAGACAGTACAAATCAATCTACGCCTTGCTTGCCACTGCCTGGCAAGCTGCTCGGCAGTGTAAAATCTTGCAGACAGCTGTGCCTCTTGCACGCCCTTCTTGACAACTGCATGGCCGCAGTTAGAATGCATGACAAGTTCTTTTTCGCACCTTTCCTGGAGGTATACCCTGCCGTGGAGACTAGAGGCCAGTTTGCCAGCCTTTTCCAGTCGCCCTTGTTGAAGGGTCTAATGATGAGGGCTAAAAAGCTGGGACAACCTCTCTATTTGGTGGGCGGCTACCTGCGCAACATTCTTGCTGGCAGGCCTACGACTGAAGTAGATGTAGTTACCACAAATGCAGAAGGCCTTGCTTGTTCTTATGCTGCCGAAGCAGGTGTTCGCCCTGTACGCATTGACCAGAAATTTGGAACCATTCGCTTGCTGGCTGCTTCTGCAGAGCTGCACAGGGAGGTCGATAAGATTGATGTCTCTCCTCTGCGGGGTGTATCGATAACTGAGGACCTCAGACAACGTGACTTTACGGTTAATGCCGTAGCCATTGATCTGCTCATTTGTGATGGTCGTGGTGAGGTAGAGCTGATAGATCCACTCGGCGGTGTGGCTGATATAGAAGCTCGACGACTACGTCTGTGCAGCGCTGAATCATTTGCACAAGACCCCTTGAGAATTCTCAGAGGGTACAGACTCATGGCTACCCAGGGGTTCCTGTTTGATCCGGAAACACATGCTGCAGTACTCGAGCAGCGCCAGGGGTTGAAGAGGATTGCTGTGGAGAGAATCAGAGATGAGCTTTCTCTAATCCTCTCTACAGACAGAACAGCTGATATTTTTCAAATGCTGGATGCAGATGGCGTTTTGCCACTTATCCTGCCAGAATGCGAACCTATGCGGGGTTTGGAGCAGAATGATTACCACCATCTCGATGTCTGGCAGCATAGTTTGGCTGCCCTTAAGGCCCTGGAAACGGTTCTGCATGACCCGACAAGTATTTTGGACCGGTTCGCCACTGAAGCTATGGAGGTCATAGCTGAGCCGATAAGTTCAGATAGAAGGCGGCTAGACCTGTTGAAGCTGGCCACTTTGATTCATGACATCGGCAAGCCTCGGTGCAGGTCGGTGGATGAGTCAAATACGGTGCACTTCTACAGCCATGACAAGGCGGGTATTGCCTTAGCAAGGGACCTTTGCCTACGTCTGCGGTTCAGCAAGGCCGAGACCAGCTTTGTAAGCAAATTGGTTGGCCATCACATGTGGTTGATTCATCTGTTCAGATTAGGCCAACCTTCGAACAAGGCCCTTTCCCGCTTTTTCAGGTTGGGGCCTGAGCTTTTCTGGCCTCTGCTGTTTCTCTTTCTGGGAGATTACCTGGCAACTCTTGGGCCCCGGTCCTGGAGAGGCGATAGAACTCTCCTTCGACAACGATTGCTCGACTGGTTGAATTACTATGAGAGTACCCTGCAGCCAAAAGAAGATGCCCCGCCGCTGGTAAACGGTCGGGATCTGATAAAGCATCTCGGTATAGAACCTGGTCCTGCAGTGGGGAAGTTGCTCGAGCAGTTGTCTGATCTGCAGTGGCGAGGAGAGATCAAGAGCAGAAAAGAGGCCCTCCAAAGAGCTGCAGACCTCTTTGCTGAAATGCAAGAATCTGAGCATGAATCAAGCTGATAAAGCAGCCAAGAGTGGTTGCTGCGTTAGGGCAGGGGAAGCCTGCGGCGACAATGCTACCGTATGCAAAGGAGAAAGAGTATGTTCGCTCCCCAGGAGTTTTTTGATCTGAGCAGCTGGCCGCATCTGGAACTGTTTGCAGAAGACAAACCAGTATGGGAGGTCTTGCGCCTGCTAAAAACGTATATATCTGACCTTCTCAAGCCCAATGTTGCAGAGATTGCCTCCTTGGGCCCAATGCTCGCAAAAACAGTTGTTCTCTACCAGGATGAACTTATTGATAGAGATTTTCAGCTGATTCCCGGTGATGCCACCAAGAAGACTTTCAGGGTTATCCATGGTGGCCGGGAGCTGTCGGGCGCCACAGTTCTGTATGCGGGATGCTGTCTTATGGACAGCAATATCTCCCTGGGGCCAGGGGTGGTTGTAGAACCGGGTGCGCTCATCAAGGGCCCTGCTATCATCGGTGCACATTGTGAAGTGCGTCAGGGTGCTTACCTTCGTGGCCATTGCCTTGTCGGAGACGGTTGTGTGGTGGGGCACACCACCGAAATGAAGCACGCTGTCATGTTGCATGGCGCCAAGGCGGGACATTTCGCTTACATTGGCGACAGCATTCTGGGCAGCAGCACCAACCTGGGAGCAGGAACCAAGCTGGCCAATCTGAAAATAATTGATACTCCAGTGACAGTACGTTTTGCAGGAGAAACGTACGACACTGGTTTGAGAAAATTTGGCGCTATCATCGGAGACAACAGCGAGACCGGCTGCAACTCGGTGACAAACCCGGGCACTTTGCTGGGACCTCGATGCCTTGTCTACCCCGGTGTGTCGGTCAAGAGCGGCTATTATCGGCGTCGTTCCATTATTCGCTGATGAGGCCGCTTGGATGGTCACCCACATCGTTGCCATCAGGCACTGGCTCCAGGTTGGTCCGCAGCACTGCAGCAATGAACGCTTCTGTAATAGACTGGCAGGCAGATAGTTAGCAAAAAACTCTTGAGCGGCTTGCCCGGAAGGTTGCTGCCTTGCACTTGCAGAGGAAAGGGGTTGGATATTTTTCTCAGGCACCCAGCATATATAGGCAACAAGGGGTGTGGCGAAGTGTGTCGGCAATTACCGAATATATAAAGAAGAGGCTAGGGGAGTTGCCAGCATGCAGCAAATCCTCTAGTTCCTATTTGTGAGTTATTCTAGTTGATTATCAAAATTAAGCGTTGACAAACGCTCACTGATCATATACACATAGTCTGAGGGTTGCCGAGCCAGCAACATTATTTTGCGGTCAATGGGCTCGGAGCGTTCCCGGAGGAAGAGGACTAACTTGCCAGGATGGTTTTTGGAGGCATGCATGAACAAGAGTCAGTTGATTGAGCGATTAGCCAAAAAGGAGGGTCTCACTGTTAAGAATGGGGCTGCTGTGGTAAACGTGGTTTTCGAATCCATGTCTGAAGCACTCGCCAGGGGCGACCGCGTCGAAATCAGAGGCTTTGGGAGCTTCAAAGTTAAAGATTATGGCAGCTATCAGGGCCGCAACCCCAAGACCGGCGAGATCATCAAGGTCAAGGAAAAAAAACTTCCTTATTTCAAAGTCGGCAAAGAACTCAAAGAACGGGTAGACAGGTGAAACACCATCCTGGATATTGCTGTACTTTCATTGTTGCCCTGCTTGCCGAAGACGATTTATTTGACACTGCTGGAAAGTAAAGGACCCGCCATAAATTCATCTTGCCTGCACTACCTCTTTTCCAGGCTGTAAATAGCTCGAGCAAAACCAGCCACACAAGCATGAGAAAGTGGCCAGGGGACCGCTGCAAGCAGCTTGTCCACGACAAGGCAGTAGAAAAATGACTGGATCCGGGGATATGGAGAACAGTTTTTGCTTGATCCGTAAGGCA is a genomic window of Deltaproteobacteria bacterium containing:
- a CDS encoding Rho termination factor N-terminal domain-containing protein encodes the protein MTVRELQKMAREMGVKTSGLKKADLIRTIQTAEGNFDCFGTAGDFCDQVNCLFRSDCLRPRNS
- a CDS encoding glucose-1-phosphate thymidylyltransferase, with protein sequence MFAPQEFFDLSSWPHLELFAEDKPVWEVLRLLKTYISDLLKPNVAEIASLGPMLAKTVVLYQDELIDRDFQLIPGDATKKTFRVIHGGRELSGATVLYAGCCLMDSNISLGPGVVVEPGALIKGPAIIGAHCEVRQGAYLRGHCLVGDGCVVGHTTEMKHAVMLHGAKAGHFAYIGDSILGSSTNLGAGTKLANLKIIDTPVTVRFAGETYDTGLRKFGAIIGDNSETGCNSVTNPGTLLGPRCLVYPGVSVKSGYYRRRSIIR
- a CDS encoding HD domain-containing protein; protein product: MAAVRMHDKFFFAPFLEVYPAVETRGQFASLFQSPLLKGLMMRAKKLGQPLYLVGGYLRNILAGRPTTEVDVVTTNAEGLACSYAAEAGVRPVRIDQKFGTIRLLAASAELHREVDKIDVSPLRGVSITEDLRQRDFTVNAVAIDLLICDGRGEVELIDPLGGVADIEARRLRLCSAESFAQDPLRILRGYRLMATQGFLFDPETHAAVLEQRQGLKRIAVERIRDELSLILSTDRTADIFQMLDADGVLPLILPECEPMRGLEQNDYHHLDVWQHSLAALKALETVLHDPTSILDRFATEAMEVIAEPISSDRRRLDLLKLATLIHDIGKPRCRSVDESNTVHFYSHDKAGIALARDLCLRLRFSKAETSFVSKLVGHHMWLIHLFRLGQPSNKALSRFFRLGPELFWPLLFLFLGDYLATLGPRSWRGDRTLLRQRLLDWLNYYESTLQPKEDAPPLVNGRDLIKHLGIEPGPAVGKLLEQLSDLQWRGEIKSRKEALQRAADLFAEMQESEHESS
- a CDS encoding response regulator encodes the protein MARILLVDDEEHIRQYYSMELSEEGHEVSSTATGHNLLARIEHFKPEVVLLDIRLVDYDGLELLQEIRRRHYDLPVILCTAYDTYKYDDKAMAADYYIVKSFDLTKLKVAISKALEANRSFQATGTHI
- a CDS encoding response regulator, with product MENQSYQGHQAHILIVDQNQDALALLKTVLSRRGYQVTTAQDGLEGLEKFRHGQFQLILTDLSTARLSGWELGRIVKETSPGVRVALVTAWDFGTMPEHSPFDAIIPKPFHFDEFRGVVDSLMRDKSGGYCTPEVM
- a CDS encoding enoyl-CoA hydratase/isomerase family protein; protein product: MTTQTDPSVFVLRGKTMVKIVLNRPRVLNSLNLEMIRLIQQCLDEVEEDASLQFVVFSGAGEKGFCAGGDIKALAQAIVDKKVMRPDLILQEEYDLCLRLHHFPKPVVVLADGITMGAGLGLAAGADIVLATDRTRMAMPETRIGFFPDVGATGWMFEKCPAGYPEYLGLTGYEMVGAEAVRVGFATHLVRGGNLDQCLELLRDYTAPLPPERPPGARLLADALEPFLEPHIPAKAEMDEWVASYFAGAHSVVEMLTSLRQCSIQTPLCEGVFFRLSERSPTALVLTLKLLRHNEGRPIEEVLQADLEAARFMFAHHDYFEGVRARLIDKDDQPKWQPATIEEVGPLKLEL
- a CDS encoding HD domain-containing protein produces the protein MNPQDLLFFKQWFADYVAEFLTANGEQNKAILLKQEHTERTCREITLLGAELGLDNSCLLVAETAALLHDVGRFPQWARYGTFIDCKSEDHAQLALAVLHSHKILQRIPAKEGQAILEAIRLHSSRQIPHDLPAHILFLTRLLRDADKLDIWRIVIEHACANMLLEEAVSGAASRDNRCSAPLVSDLLQGKMPDFNLAKNQADLKLVRLGWVFDLNFNVTCRQVLQRLYVERICETLPPGVEVSHIEHTLRTYLEDRSAQESKTESGCRPR
- a CDS encoding integration host factor subunit beta, translated to MNKSQLIERLAKKEGLTVKNGAAVVNVVFESMSEALARGDRVEIRGFGSFKVKDYGSYQGRNPKTGEIIKVKEKKLPYFKVGKELKERVDR